In Gossypium arboreum isolate Shixiya-1 chromosome 3, ASM2569848v2, whole genome shotgun sequence, the sequence TCCTCTGGACAACAACTATTGCTTTTACTCTTCATCGAACTGTTGTTAGACACAAAACTgatgttgaagatttggaggctgTCTTTCACTTGTATGTTTGGGGTATGATAATATTTACATGTTTTCCTGTTTCTATTTCTAATTTCTTGTTACTACTTATCTACATTCTACATGGTGCTTCACATTTGTCATTTCCTTTTCTGGTTCCTTCTCCATCCTTTAATGCTATTTACCAGTTTTTTATATTGGACATCGATTACTTCCTGCAGGAACTTCGCTGGTTATGACTGTCATACGTTCTATTGGTAATGACCACACGCATTTGGGAGCATGGTGTTGGGCACAAACAGGTCGCACTGGAAAGGCAAGTGAAAATTAGCATTGTCTGTCAGATTGTCCCGTTGGATATAGTCTTACTAGATCCAACTTTGTCTTCAAGCACTTGGTTTCTATAAGGCTTTCATGTTTCCTTGCCTTGTTTTCTCACCCTTTCTGAATGTAGCTTTTGAGTTGCTGTGTCTAGACAATAATGTATTCTATATTCTTTTATACATACTAATTGAGCATGGAAATAATGAGGTTAAGAAAAAAATTTGACCTGTAATTATCTTATGATAAATATAGCATGATTTTTTAGCATTATAGTTTATCTGACGTATTTGGAATATCTATGCAGGCAGTTCATTTCATAACGTTTTATGTCCCACTATGGGGTGCAATTCTTTACAATGGTTTTACATACTTTCAAGTGATACGCATGCTGAATAATGCCACCCGTGTATGTTCGCTATTATCTTTATCtaattattttcataattttaatctGACACACTTGTACATCTCCAAGCAAGGTCACATGTCTACTATCTTTGGAAATTTTAGATGGCAGTTGGCATTTCAGATCGTGCATACCAGTTTGATTCAAGGACAGACACGAAGGTAATTCTATATTCAGCAGAGCATATGATAGATTAAAAGTTAAAGATATGAAACATACAAATCAAATGGAgcttttctatttttttgttgCTCTTGACTGCTTGAATGCAAATGCCTGATCATTCATGTATTTATGTTCTTCTCCACCTTGATTATTATACCTTGTAATCCTAATTTGTTTCTATGATTCTGATGATTACATATCTTCATTTCCCAGAGAAAAGTTATGCCGTTTTGGTTTCTTTGcaacttaaaaaatatattaaatattgtaTGAAGCTGTAATCCTCGATAAAATATTAGCCTATTTCCATTTATTTCAGACTGCTGCGTAATTACAGCTCTACTTTTTCAGGTTTCTGCCCTAGTTTGAAATAGAGTTGGCCTTAGCTGTTTCCTGCTTTCATGGTTCTTTACTGCCTTTTCTACTGTCTTTGAGATTTCCCTGTCAAAGCCATAGGAGTTAGTCATCATAATTCATTGGAATAAACTTGTTTCTGCTTCTTTCCTCTATTACCTTCAAGCATTGTTAAGTTAAATTAAGTCTATttgccatttattttatttttccatagGCTTTGAACCGGTGGGGTTACTATCCACTGATCCTAATTGGATCATGGGCATTCGGCACAATCAATCGCATCCATGATTTTATTGAGCCTGGCCACAAGATCTTTTGGCTCACATTTCTTGATGTTGGGACAGCTGGACTTATGGTAATGGCTTCGGAAACTATCAATACCTATATGTGTATGCCTGTATCTTGTTATTTTGATTGTTAGTATAGTAATTAAATCTCACTTGCAAAACATGTTCTCACTACATATTATGAgcttttcttgtttttttttttttttttttttggtggggGGTTGGGGGGGTGACCAGATAAGCAAAATTGAGCATGCTCAATTTAGAAAGAACTGTTTTGTTCCACTATGGAAACTAACCCAAGTTTCCAAGTAATGTCTCGGTggaaatttcttttattttcacttttttgtTTTAGGTTAAGCAATTTATGTAACATTAATAGGGCCATTGTGAAAATCTCTTGTATCTAGGCAGGCCctaatggataattgtaggtTGCTTCGAAGTGGGATCCAAATTTTGTTATCTCTAAC encodes:
- the LOC108476216 gene encoding G-protein coupled receptor 1 produces the protein MATVLSLHDRGILTAVNSGASSLSFVGSGFIVLCYSLFKELRKFSFKLVFYLSLSDMLCSFFNMVGDPSKGFFCYAQGYTTHFFCVASFLWTTTIAFTLHRTVVRHKTDVEDLEAVFHLYVWGTSLVMTVIRSIGNDHTHLGAWCWAQTGRTGKAIHFITFYVPLWGAILYNGFTYFQVIRMLNNATRMAVGISDRAYQFDSRTDTKALNRWGYYPLILIGSWAFGTINRIHDFIEPGHKIFWLTFLDVGTAGLMGLFNSIAYGLNASVRRAISERLELFWPERLKRWFPNSSRHRNQQQQSELVSLKVQDQQ